ATTCTGGTGCGAATTTAAACAATCTCTTTAGAGCGGGCGCTGTATACGCCTTTGTAAAAAATGCAGGTGTCTGGAGTCAAGAGGCCTACATAAAACCATGGGCGATAGATGCACAAGATTATTTTGGATCTCAAATCGATATTAATGACGACGGAAGTGTGTTGGCCGTTGGTACTTTTAATGAAGACAGTAATGCCATTGGGATAAACGGCAACCCTAACGATAATAGCCAGGCTAATTCAGGAGCTGTATTTACATTTACCCGCAGCGGAATAACCTGGTCACCTCAAACATATATAAAAGCTCCCTTCGCTGTAAGTGGGTGGTTTTCACACAACCTATCCTTATCTTCCTCAGGTGAAAAACTCTTTGTAGGGGCGCCATTGGAATCAAGCGATGCTATGTGTTTTGATGGAGATTATTCCAACACCAACCGGTCCGTTTCGGGTGGAGTATTTTTATATGAATTTGATAATTCAAACTGGATATTATCCCGCTATATTAAAGCACCTAACCCTGATTCTGGAGATTGGTTCGGAGAGATTCTAGGAATTTCACCCAATGGTAATTACTTAACAATTGGGGCCCGACGTGAAGATAGCATAGATTACTCTCAAACTAATAATTCATTGGATGTTGGTGCACTATATATAGTTGATTGATAAAATAATAGAACTTTTTGTTAAATAGAAAAATGGTGTTGCATTTGGTGTTCCATAGCCTATGAAAGAAAAACTACTCACTGTGGGGAGTGATGTACCTAACTTTTAAAAATGGGTTATGGAGCCAACTGCTTCGAATAATAAGCTTTCTAATAAACGTAACTGTTAAATTAAATAGCAAAAAGATGATTTATAGTAACGAAAAACAATGCAACAGGCATATTAGAGCTTTTAAGAGGCTTTGCATAGAGGAAAAGAAATTCTTGGATAACCTAAGTCTTAAAACTACAGCCTGTGAAATTGGCATTAGTACAGGGCATTTATCGCGAATTATTAATACCGAAATCAATATAAGTTTTTCAGATTATATCAATGTATTGCGTGTTGAAGAAGCAAAAACCTATTTAATCAATCCAAAATTCTCAAAGTATACCATTGCGGCTATTGGATTGGAAGCAGGTTTTAATTCTAAATCTACGTTTAACGATTCCTTTAAAAAAATCGCGGGATGTACTCCTTCCGAATTTAAAAAAGGACATCTCAATTAGTACAAATTTTCATGATATGTGAATATCTCGGACATTTTATCCTAAAAGTAAAATTACTTTTAAAACGCTTAAAATTCAGAAATGAAACCTGTTTCTGAAGATTTTTTCTTCCCCTCTTTTTTAGGCAATGAAAATTATTTGATGACATTTTTAAGCTACATCGATGCAATAATATAATCCTTAAACTAACATAGTATGAAAACCAAGATTACTTTACTTATATTTTTAATCGGGATACTACAAGCCTTTTCTCAAGATCCCGCCATAGTATGGCAAAACACCATTGGTGGAAGCGATGGTGATTTTTTAACCGCTTTCGAACCTACTGCCGATGGCG
This genomic stretch from Ulvibacter sp. MAR_2010_11 harbors:
- a CDS encoding AraC family transcriptional regulator, translating into MIYSNEKQCNRHIRAFKRLCIEEKKFLDNLSLKTTACEIGISTGHLSRIINTEINISFSDYINVLRVEEAKTYLINPKFSKYTIAAIGLEAGFNSKSTFNDSFKKIAGCTPSEFKKGHLN